A window of the Camelus ferus isolate YT-003-E chromosome 22, BCGSAC_Cfer_1.0, whole genome shotgun sequence genome harbors these coding sequences:
- the NXNL1 gene encoding nucleoredoxin-like protein 1 isoform X1, whose translation MASLFSGRVLIRNNSDQDELDMEAELSRRLENRLVLLFFGAGSCPKCQAFAPILRDFFVRLTDEFYVLRAAQLALVYVSQDPTEEEQDLFLRDMPEKWLFLPFEDALRRDLSRQFFVERLPAVVVLKPGGDVLTLDAADEIRRLGPACFANWQEAAEVLDRNFLQPEDLDDPAPRSLTEPLRRRKYRVDPAALGARGRERRGGPGQEGGAEGGAEGLF comes from the exons ATGGCTTCCCTGTTCTCTGGCCGCGTCCTGATCCGAAACAACAGCGACCAGGATGAGCTGGACATGGAGGCTGAGCTCAGCCGCAGGCTGGAGAACCGACTGGTGCTCCTATTCTTTGGTGCTGGGTCATGTCCGAAGTGCCAAGCCTTTGCACCCATCCTCCGGGACTTCTTTGTGCGGCTCACAGATGAGTTCTACGTGCTGCGAGCAGCCCAGCTGGCCCTGGTGTATGTATCCCAAGACCCGACGGAGGAGGAGCAGGATCTGTTCCTCAGGGACATGCCCGAGAAGTGGCTCTTCTTGCCCTTCGAGGATGCCCTgaggag GGACCTCAGTCGCCAGTTCTTCGTGGAGCGCCTGCCTGCGGTCGTCGTGCTCAAGCCGGGTGGGGATGTGCTCACGCTCGACGCAGCGGACGAGATCCGGCgcctgggccctgcctgcttcGCCAACTGGCAGGAGGCGGCTGAGGTGCTGGACCGCAACTTCCTGCAGCCAGAGGACCTGGACGATCCAGCTCCGCGGAGCCTCACTGAGCCACTGCGCCGTCGCAAGTACCGCGTGGACCCGGCTGCGCTAGGCGCGCGTGGCCGGGAGAGACGGGGCGGCCCCGGGCAGGAGGgcggggcagagggtggggcagaAGGGCTGTTCTGA
- the TMEM221 gene encoding transmembrane protein 221 produces MARSYGGRVLAAMILLCIPAAVLAALGAQLLFQLQAGRSDLRGLRSDLLGRELAPGPGLPENAVLALLPLAAVLAALALVLGLTCLLLAALCGHLGAEMAPGPGPSRSDWFLYDCRLLRHVALGLFCCGVSVYLAALSIYTLLLFEIEIGAAAASILGLGALVLVAALTYTLLRATRATRRGPCELSLPQSEDDPVRPAEVSKASPGAQPQQGTHHWTPYSSYPKSETSLRPTVTATAPAAMERGQESNLPASRMHQKLSDSEGHWEEVTHEMRSILSHRPGNSGKDSTLV; encoded by the exons ATGGCTAGGTCGTATGGGGGCCGGGTGCTGGCCGCGATGATTCTGTTGTGCATCCCCGCGGCGGTGCTGGCGGCGCTGGGCGCGCAGCTGCTGTTCCAGCTGCAGGCAGGCCGCTCGGACCTTCGGGGACTGCGATCCGACCTGCTAGGCCGGGAGCTGGCCCCCGGTCCGGGGCTGCCGGAGAACGCGGTCTTGGCGCTGCTGCCGCTGGCCGCCGTCCTCGCCGCTCTCGCGCTCGTGCTGGGTCTCACCTGCCTGTTGCTTGCTGCGCTCTGCGGCCACCTGGGTGCTGAGATGGCGCCGGGACCTGGTCCCAGCAG gtctgACTGGTTTCTCTACGACTGCCGCCTCCTCAGACATGTGGCCCTCGGCCTCTTCTGTTGTGGGGTATCCGTGTACTTAGCAG CACTGTCCATCTACACCCTGCTGCTCTTCGAGATTGAGATAGGTGCAGCCGCTGCCTCCATCCTTGGCTTGGGTGCTCTGGTCCTGGTGGCGGCGCTGACCTACACTCTGCTCCGGGCCACCCGGGCCACCCGCCGTGGCCCCTGTGAGCTGTCCCTGCCACAGTCTGAAGATGACCCCGTCCGCCCTGCTGAAGTCTCCAAGGCCAGCCCAGGGGCTCAGCCCCAGCAGGGTACCCATCACTGGACCCCCTACTCATCCTACCCAAAGTCTGAGACCTCCCTCAGGCCCACGGTCACTGCCACAGCACCTGCAGCCATGGAGCGAGGCCAGGAGAGCAATCTGCCTGCATCCCGCATGCACCAGAAACTGTCTGACAGTGAGGGGCACTGGGAGGAGGTCACACATGAGATGCGCAGCATCCTAAGTCACAGGCCAGGGAACTCAGGGAAGGACTCCACCCTGGTGTGA
- the NXNL1 gene encoding nucleoredoxin-like protein 1 isoform X2 — MASLFSGRVLIRNNSDQDELDMEAELSRRLENRLVLLFFGAGSCPKCQAFAPILRDFFVRLTDEFYVLRAAQLALVDLSRQFFVERLPAVVVLKPGGDVLTLDAADEIRRLGPACFANWQEAAEVLDRNFLQPEDLDDPAPRSLTEPLRRRKYRVDPAALGARGRERRGGPGQEGGAEGGAEGLF; from the exons ATGGCTTCCCTGTTCTCTGGCCGCGTCCTGATCCGAAACAACAGCGACCAGGATGAGCTGGACATGGAGGCTGAGCTCAGCCGCAGGCTGGAGAACCGACTGGTGCTCCTATTCTTTGGTGCTGGGTCATGTCCGAAGTGCCAAGCCTTTGCACCCATCCTCCGGGACTTCTTTGTGCGGCTCACAGATGAGTTCTACGTGCTGCGAGCAGCCCAGCTGGCCCTGGT GGACCTCAGTCGCCAGTTCTTCGTGGAGCGCCTGCCTGCGGTCGTCGTGCTCAAGCCGGGTGGGGATGTGCTCACGCTCGACGCAGCGGACGAGATCCGGCgcctgggccctgcctgcttcGCCAACTGGCAGGAGGCGGCTGAGGTGCTGGACCGCAACTTCCTGCAGCCAGAGGACCTGGACGATCCAGCTCCGCGGAGCCTCACTGAGCCACTGCGCCGTCGCAAGTACCGCGTGGACCCGGCTGCGCTAGGCGCGCGTGGCCGGGAGAGACGGGGCGGCCCCGGGCAGGAGGgcggggcagagggtggggcagaAGGGCTGTTCTGA